A genomic region of Nicotiana sylvestris cultivar TW 137 mitochondrion, complete genome contains the following coding sequences:
- the rps10 gene encoding ribosomal protein S10 (Start codon predicted to be edited from ACG to ATG, based on INSD accession HS081396 (Nicotiana tabacum mRNA sequence).), translating into MTTKIGIVIRSFDHPFFENHFWGLPPYTRKIGLPESRVLYTVLRSPHIDKKSREQFYMKIKKEFLVIKTERHELRKKFFRLKRQRIFGAQYEILFSCKTRSDKGKLQRLLRNKILALTLS; encoded by the exons ACGACCACCAAGATAGGCATAGTAATTCGATCTTTTGATCACCCATTTTTTGAAAACCATTTTTGGGGGCTTCCGCCTTACACACGGAAGATTGGATTGCCTGAATCACGAGTCTTATATACTGTGTTACGATCACCTCATATTGATAAAAAGTCCAGAGAACAATTTTATATGAAAATAAAGAAAGAATTTCTGGTCATAAAAACAGAAAGGCATGAATTGCGCAAGAAGTTCTTTCGGTTAAAACGCC AGCGTATATTTGGAGCTCAATATGAAATCCTATTTTCTTGCAAGACCCGTTCGGATAAGGGAAAACTCCAGAGATTGCTTCGAAATAAGATCCTTGCGTTGACCCTTTCCTGA